In Diorhabda carinulata isolate Delta chromosome 6, icDioCari1.1, whole genome shotgun sequence, a single genomic region encodes these proteins:
- the LOC130895875 gene encoding histone deacetylase complex subunit SAP30 homolog isoform X1 — translation MNGFSTGEEDSRGPTDQICCLIDNSERCTKPAGNASYSKKIQKTAIQRRLNFGLDSNARHNYICDYHKMIIQCARTKRRRKDSEDDSNETDTDVPEVDLFQLQVNTLRRYKRHYKVPMRQGLNKAQLADVSTNFLQVYSSISHIFLICFSFMHCNCLILKVIYRLLHQIFILSYPLVLGCLFFCFVCKVKNLRLYSFFL, via the exons ATGAACGGCTTTAGTACGGGTGAAGAGGATTCAAGAGGCCCAACAGATCAAATTTGTTGTTTAATTGATAATAGTGAACGTTGTACAAAACCAGCTGGAAACGCATCGTATAGTAAGAAGATTCAAAAAACTGCCATTCAAAGGAGGTTAAATTTCGGCTTAGACAGTAAC gCTAGACACAACTATATTTGTGACTACCACAAGATGATAATTCAGTGTGCTAGAACTAAAAGGAGAAGAAAAGACTCAGAAGATGATTCAAATGAAACGGACACAGATGTCCCGGAAGTAGATCTCTTTCAATTACAAGTAAACACCTTGAGAAGGTACAAAAGACATTATAAGGTGCCAATGCGACAAGGTCTCAATAAAGCCCAACTTGCAGATGTAAGTACTAATTTTCTTCAAGTATATTCAtcaatttctcatatttttttaatttgtttttcatttatgcATTGcaattgtttgattttaaaagttatttatcgTTTGTTACaccaaatattcatattgtCTTACCCTTTAGTACTCGGATgtctttttttctgttttgtgtGTAAAGTTAAAAACCTTCGTTTGTactctttttttctttaa